The Cucumis melo cultivar AY chromosome 5, USDA_Cmelo_AY_1.0, whole genome shotgun sequence genome has a segment encoding these proteins:
- the LOC103493485 gene encoding S-adenosylmethionine decarboxylase proenzyme-like encodes METKGGKKKSNSSSSKSSKRQQYEAPLGYIIEDVRPHGGIEKFRSAAYSNCVRKPSSEQPPSPIGFEGFEKRLEITFSEPPIFQDPEGLGLRALTRAQLDSILEPACCTIVSHLSNSDFDSYVLSESSLFVYPRTIILKTCGTTKLLLSIPIILQLADSLSLAAVSVKYSRGTFIFPDYQPAPHRSFSEEVTALNVYFGHFHSEAYVIGDPAVPNRNWHIYSAVKSHSNVNRMDLVSLEICMTGLNREKAAVFFKKPGEEDSSAEKMTKMSKISEIIPTHIICDFEFDPCGYSMNGIEGTAYSTVHVTPEDGFSYASYEAMGFDAMELPFSELVNRVLRCFSPAEFSIAATCGDGDSFRSWAVDHSDVEGYTCENVVKQEMLGGELLVYRTYTVDRRRYVEAPACKTLLMQCWKEAAANAAEEEVVLCRLSSA; translated from the exons ATGGAGACGAAAGGCGGTAAGAAGAAATCTAATAGTAGTAGTAGCAAGAGTAGTAAAAGGCAACAATACGAAGCTCCTCTTGGTTACATTATTGAAGACGTTCGTCCTCACGGTGGCATTGAGAAGTTCCGATCTGCTGCCTATTCAAAT TGCGTGAGGAAGCCATCTT CGGAACAACCTCCTTCTCCGATCGGATTCGAAGGCTTCGAGAAACGCCTAGAGATCACTTTCTCTGAGCCGCCTATTTTTCAGGACCCCGAAGGACTCGGTCTACGAGCTCTGACTCGAGCTCAACTCGATTCAATTCTCGAACCTGCTTGCTGCACTATCGTCTCTCATCTCTCCAACTCCGATTTCGATTCTTACGTCCTCTCCGAGTCGAGCCTCTTCGTCTATCCACGGACAATCATCCTCAAAACTTGCGGCACCACCAAGCTTCTCCTCTCCATTCCGATTATACTCCAACTTGCCGAttcactctcactcgccgccgttTCCGTTAAATACTCTCGTGGAACCTTCATCTTCCCTGACTATCAACCTGCTCCTCACCGGAGCTTCTCCGAGGAAGTCACCGCCCTGAATGTCTATTTCGGCCATTTCCACTCCGAGGCGTACGTGATCGGCGATCCGGCAGTTCCGAATCGCAACTGGCACATCTACTCCGCCGTGAAATCGCACTCGAATGTGAACCGAATGGATCTGGTTAGTCTAGAGATTTGCATGACGGGCTTGAACAGAGAGAAAGCTGCAGTTTTCTTCAAAAAACCTGGAGAAGAAGACTCATCGGCggaaaaaatgacaaaaatgtcCAAAATCTCCGAGATAATTCCAACTCACATAATCTGCGACTTCGAATTCGATCCGTGTGGGTACTCAATGAACGGAATCGAAGGTACAGCTTACTCTACAGTGCACGTTACTCCAGAGGATGGCTTCAGTTACGCCAGCTACGAAGCTATGGGATTCGACGCGATGGAGCTTCCGTTCTCGGAGCTGGTGAATCGAGTACTCCGATGCTTTTCTCCAGCGGAATTCTCAATCGCCGCCACATGCGGCGACGGCGACAGCTTCCGCTCATGGGCTGTGGATCATTCTGACGTGGAGGGGTACACGTGTGAGAACGTGGTGAAGCAGGAGATGCTAGGTGGCGAGTTGCTAGTTTACCGTACGTACACCGTGGATAGAAGAAGGTACGTGGAGGCCCCGGCGTGCAAGACTTTACTGATGCAGTGCTGGAAGGAGGCTGCCGCCAATGCGGCGGAGGAAGAGGTGGTGCTCTGCCGATTGTCCTCAGCTTAG
- the LOC103493491 gene encoding nuclear pore complex protein NUP43 has protein sequence MAILSPQQQPQIHRFPQFKYVDGVRWLPPLSAFTRFAVIALFDSDFDSSSIEIHSLTQNPLDIAPHSTWVSPSRVSSLKTSQLHQNPLVFASTYTGSLHVLSVEPMEASLDSELSVPEKMLHDGPISCVDVMDSGGECLTVSEDGRVNLVSVGESGLNYRRIFDSNGLVSYNAVKWASPTEFVTGGCGFSLQWWDQRKPGGAVSQFKADWASGIVHCIDIHPSRKHTCLAGGSFGTVFAWDLRSQQQPIILSGLEGTKTSNPSPCESEVWEVHYDPYIKSGNLGGMSSTQILPAMICSEDGILTSIEQGKEPVELLAEPCAINGFDIDRQHPSEVICNLEWESVAILSRS, from the exons ATGGCGATCCTTAGTCCCCAACAGCAACCTCAAATCCACAGGTTCCCGCAATTCAAGTATGTTGATGGTGTTCGTTGGCTTCCACCACTCTCCGCATTTACCCGGTTTGCCGTAATTGCCCTTTTCGACTCTGATTTTGACTCATCCTCCATTGAAATTCACTCCTTGACTCAAAATCCACTGGATATAGCTCCTCATTCGACATGGGTTTCACCATCAAGAGTATCTTCACTTAAAACCTCTCAACTCCACCAGAACCCTCTTGTTTTCGCTTCGACTTATACAGGTTCTCTTCATGTTTTATCTGTCGAGCCAATGGAAGCGTCGCTCGACTCGGAGCTTTCGGTGCCGGAGAAGATGTTGCACGACGGACCTATTTCATGTGTCGATGTGATGGATAGTGGAGGTGAGTGCCTGACTGTTTCGGAAGATGGACGGGTGAATTTGGTGAGCGTTGGGGAATCTGGATTGAATTATCGTCGGATATTTGATAGTAATGGGTTGGTGTCGTATAACGCGGTGAAATGGGCATCACCTACTGAGTTTGTGACTGGTGGTTGTGGGTTTAGCTTGCAATGGTGGGATCAGAGGAAGCCCGGTGGAGCTGTTTCTCAGTTTAAGGCCGATTG GGCGTCTGGTATAGTTCACTGCATTGATATCCATCCATCGCGAAAGCATACTTGTTTG GCAGGGGGCTCTTTTGGTACTGTCTTTGCCTGGGATTTGAGGTCACAACAGCAGCCTATCATTCTTTCGGGTCTAGAAGGGACCAAAACATCAAATCCTTCGCCATGTGAAAGTGAGGTTTGGGAGGTTCACTATGATCCTTATATTAAGTCTGGCAATCTAGGTGGCATGTCATCTACACAGATTTTACCTGCTATGATCTGCTCTGAGGACGGGATTCTAACAAGTATTGAGCAAG GCAAGGAGCCTGTGGAACTGCTGGCAGAACCATGTGCAATTAATGGTTTCGACATTGACCGTCAACATCCATCA GAAGTAATATGTAACTTGGAGTGGGAATCCGTTGCCATCCTCTCAAGATCTTGA